A segment of the Candidatus Binatus sp. genome:
TCTTTGCGGATACAGGCTATTGGGAAGCGGTGCTAAATCCGAAAGACAATCTGAATGCAAAGGCTCGTGCGATTTCGAGTGATCTCGGCAAGTTTCGAATACTTACGACCGAGATGGTGCTGGACGAACTGCTCGCGGCCCTGTCGCCCCTGCCGGAAAGGGTTTTCGCAATACGCGGGGTGGATGCTATCCGCACTAATCCGAATGTCGAAGTCG
Coding sequences within it:
- a CDS encoding type II toxin-antitoxin system VapC family toxin, whose translation is MKVVFADTGYWEAVLNPKDNLNAKARAISSDLGKFRILTTEMVLDELLAALSPLPERVFAIRGVDAIRTNPNVEVVPQTSIQFREAFDLYKKMADKEWSLTDCASFEIMKARGISEALAHDRHFEQVGFTALLRD